CTCCCAACCATTGCCCGAGTCACCAACCTGCAAAATGGTAAAAAGGTGGTGGTACGCATTAATGATCGTGGGCCTTTTGTTGGCAACCGTATCATCGATCTTTCTTATGAGGCTGCCAAGCGTTTGGGGTTTGCTGTGCAGGGTACGACAAAGGTTAGGGTTCAATCTCTGACCGCTGAGCCAAAGATGCACCATGGTCCAGAGGATATGCTGCATCAGCCAAGTCTGAAGCCAGCCAAATCTTTAGAGGTTAATTTGCCTGTGATACCGACTGAGTCGGGCCTGGCAAGTCGGCCGGAGGCAGGCCCTCGGCTAGCTGCGGTGGCTCCCAAGCAGGTCTTGGTTCAGGTTGGGGCTTTCTCTAACCAGGGCAATGCGCAGCGGGTGCTTAAGCGTATCCACCATCTTGGGCCAACAGAAATACAACCGGTTCCCAATCGGCAGCCTCCGTTGTATCGTGTCAGGTTGGGTCCTGTGACTGCCAATGCCAAACTGCAAGAGATGTTGGAAAAACTGGTGGCCTTAGGATTTAAAAGTAGTCGAATCGTTGAGCCTTAATTCGTGTTTATGGTGTCACCAAATATACAACCCTTTCATCAGATGGAATGGATGAAAACCATGTCTTTTAAGTTGTTTCGTACCCTGCTGTTGGTTCTATTGGTCTTTGCCTTAACGGGAAGTGAGGCTTGGGCTGAAGGGCAGCCTTTCCGTGTTCGGGCCAAAGCTGCCATCATGGGGGATATCGATAGTGGGGCGATCCTGTTTGATCAAAACAGTGATATGCCGCTGCCTCCTGCTTCACTTACCAAAGTTATGACCCTCTATTTGCTTTATGAAGCGTTGCAAAAAGGGGAAATTACGTTGGAAACCCCCATGCCAGTTAGCCGTGCTGCCTGGAAGATGGGAGGCTCAAAAACCTTTGTAAAGGTTGGTGATAGTGTAAGGGTTGAAGACCTTATTCGGGGTATTGCTGTTCAAAGTGGTAATGATGCGTGTGTGGTGGTTGCGGAGTATCTGGGCGGGTCTGAAAAAGGCTTTGCAGATATGATGAACGCCAAGGCGGCAGCCTTAGGGATGGAAGGTAGCCAGTTTAAAAATGCTTCGGGACTGCCTGCTGAAGGTCATTATGCCAGTGCGCGTGACTTTTTTGTTTTGGCTTCAGCCTTACTCAAGCATTTTCCTGAGTACGGTCATTACGTCCAACAAAAAGAGTACACCTTTAACGGTATTCGCCAAGTCAACCGCAACCGTTTGTTGTGGAAAGATAAATATATAACGGGTCTTAAAACTGGCCATACACGTGCAGCCGGTTACTGTTTGATTTCGATTCGTGAAAAAGATGGACAACGCCTCTGTTCTGTCGTGATGGGAACCCGCAGTACCAGTATTCGGGAAGAAGAGTCTATGCGGCTCTTACATTATGGGAACCGAGCTTTTGAAACTGTAAACCTGTTTGAAGCCGGTGCCACTGTGCGCACCATGCGGGTCTGGAAAGGTGTTAAGAAGGAAGTGGATGGCGTTATCTATGATCCAGTCCGTATTACGGTGCCCAAACGTCAACGTGGTGCTTTGGAAGCTGGTATTGTCTATAGCGAACCCCTTATTGCTCCGGTTAGACAAGGTCAAGAGCTTGGGGCTTTGATTGTGAAGCTTGGTAAAGAAGAGGTCATGCGTCAGCCTGTTGTTGCCAAAGATGAGGTCGAGGAAGGCAACTTAGTTGCGGTGGTTTTGGACTCTTTGCGTCTACAGTTGGGCTGGTAGAGCGTACATAAATTGGTTTGAACGCGAGCTTTTTGCTTAAAACGCATAGTCACTTGCGTTACCCTTTGCAAGTCTAGGCAAGGTAAGCCGTGGTATCTGTTTCCATAATGGAGAATGAATGGTGTTGGAAGTTGGACAGAGCATCCCTAACTTGAGCCTTCCCGATCAAACCGGTGAAGAAAAATCGATGTTGGATCTACTGGGTAGCAAAGGGGCGATTATCTATTTCTACCCCAAGGACAACACCCCCGGTTGTACGACTGAGGCCAAAGATTTCCAGAGTTTACAAGAGGAATTTGGTGCCAAAGGCTATACCGTTGTCGGTATTTCAAAAGATTCCGTCAAATCACATACCAACTTTATCACCAAGCATGAGTTGGCCTTTACCCTTTTAGCTGATGTTGAGCTCAAGGCGTGTGAAGGTTTTGGGGTTTGGCAAGAGAAGAAAAACTACGGAAAAACCTACATGGGTATTGTACGCAGTACCTTTGTTGTCGATGCCAAAGGTGTCGTAACGGAAGTCTATAAAAAAGTTCGGGTAAAAGAGCACGCTCAGAAGGTTTTGGATGCACT
The sequence above is drawn from the Magnetococcus sp. PR-3 genome and encodes:
- a CDS encoding septal ring lytic transglycosylase RlpA family protein, with the translated sequence MLKQIISALVLLALAGCSVAPPEPELEPIKPPKPGPTPHVKVGNPYSIEGITYHPVATAKGYDKEGVASWYGSKFHGKLTANGEIYDMHTMTAAHKTLPLPTIARVTNLQNGKKVVVRINDRGPFVGNRIIDLSYEAAKRLGFAVQGTTKVRVQSLTAEPKMHHGPEDMLHQPSLKPAKSLEVNLPVIPTESGLASRPEAGPRLAAVAPKQVLVQVGAFSNQGNAQRVLKRIHHLGPTEIQPVPNRQPPLYRVRLGPVTANAKLQEMLEKLVALGFKSSRIVEP
- a CDS encoding D-alanyl-D-alanine carboxypeptidase family protein; its protein translation is MSFKLFRTLLLVLLVFALTGSEAWAEGQPFRVRAKAAIMGDIDSGAILFDQNSDMPLPPASLTKVMTLYLLYEALQKGEITLETPMPVSRAAWKMGGSKTFVKVGDSVRVEDLIRGIAVQSGNDACVVVAEYLGGSEKGFADMMNAKAAALGMEGSQFKNASGLPAEGHYASARDFFVLASALLKHFPEYGHYVQQKEYTFNGIRQVNRNRLLWKDKYITGLKTGHTRAAGYCLISIREKDGQRLCSVVMGTRSTSIREEESMRLLHYGNRAFETVNLFEAGATVRTMRVWKGVKKEVDGVIYDPVRITVPKRQRGALEAGIVYSEPLIAPVRQGQELGALIVKLGKEEVMRQPVVAKDEVEEGNLVAVVLDSLRLQLGW
- the bcp gene encoding thioredoxin-dependent thiol peroxidase, which gives rise to MVLEVGQSIPNLSLPDQTGEEKSMLDLLGSKGAIIYFYPKDNTPGCTTEAKDFQSLQEEFGAKGYTVVGISKDSVKSHTNFITKHELAFTLLADVELKACEGFGVWQEKKNYGKTYMGIVRSTFVVDAKGVVTEVYKKVRVKEHAQKVLDALA